The window TCCGCATCCAACAATGGCTAGCGTTTCGTTGCATTGCTTCAGGGACTTGCGGAACGCATACATGTGGGGCACGTTAGACCACTAGCTTGGTATATACCGCTGCTGCTTGAGGGTCTTAGTGTATTTCCACTAAGTATCTCTACTGGTATTTAATTAGGTGTGAGAAAATAACTTTGTTGGTGATCTTTAATTGTGCTCCACCTCCTTCAGCTTTTGGATTTAATACATTAGCACAGCTTGCTATCTAGGCTTCTCAGCACTGGCAATGAAAATGTAAAGCTCAACACTGAACAGCTCAGCCACTTCCCCTGAGTCAATGATATCCTAGGAACACCCAGTGATTGAATTTAGCAACCTAGTGAAGATGGGCAGTGGTAAATTCAAAGGGGGAATTCAGCAGTTATATTTCTATGAAAATCTACCCTTTTCAGCTGGAACTCTCTGTTGTCACTGACATGGACCTGGTTTCCAGGTCATGTTTTGGATTTTGCTCTCACTTTTCCGTGTTGGGAACATTAGTTCCTGGGAAAGAGGAGGTGCTGTGATTGGGAAGCAAGCAATCCATGGGGAAGAAATGCTGTGCATTGGGAGGGTAATTTTATGGATGTCTAGGCACATAGGTTGTACCTATGTACAAAGGTaacatatgtgtgtatgtgcatttAAATAAAATAGCCTACCTCAAAGACTCCACACAAATTTATACCTGTTCCAAGATCTTTGTGCATCTGTGTGACACAGGATTCAGTACATATGTTTGTATTTGACAAAATATCTTCATAATTGCCAATCCTGCCATTGtttcacccattctctgccctctTGAACATCCACATATATAGCTGCCAATTTTTAAGTATGTATAGTCCTAGGAAATTTTTATCAGATTCTACTCAAGTATGCAAAAGGGTGTTTCACATGTTCAAGTACTTACAAATTTACTCCCTAAGTAGGAGATGAGGGGATAAGCAGTCTTTGTGGAACTGGAAGATGCTATAAATGAGGAGGTTAGCTTGCTCTCATCTTGCTGTATTCTGTTTTCACAGACTTGGGTAAAAATGTGTTCCTCTTCCCTAAAGAATCCAGCACCTCCTATGTGATTTTGAGGCCTCAGGAGACATCTTCACTTACTAGCTTCACTGTCTGTCTCAACTACTATACTGTCCTGACTCGTGATTACAGTCTGCTCTCTATCGCCAACCCAGGAACGTTTAATGACATCCTTATTTATATAAACAATGCCTCAACCTCCTCAGTGACTGTGGGTAATGAAGCAATGTTTTTCAGTGTCCCAGAAAGAATCCTGAATTGGAAGCACATCTGTACTAGCTGGGAGTCTTCTACCGGAGTTGTGACTATGTGGATCAATGGCAATCCTCTACCTAGAAAAACCATGAAGAAAGGGTACTCTGTTAACTCACAACCAGTCATTATATTAGGACAAGATCAGGATTCCTATGGGGGATCATTTGATATAAAGCAATCATTTGTAGGTGAAATAACTGATGTCCAGATGTGGAACTTTATTTTGTCACCCAATGAAATACAGCTAGCCTTGGCCAACAGTAATTTGATTGATGGCAATATCCTTGAGTGGACATCATTGGACTATAACCTAATAGGCGATGTCATCATCCAGCCGAAGCTATGGCATAACACTTTCTGTCATTGAGATGGCATGTACCCAGTATACAAGCTGAATAGTGGACATCAACAAACAGCTGGGTATGGAGGTGAAAGTTAAAAGACACAATCACATTGTTGAAATCTCTCATGCAGTTGTGCTTCAATCATAATCTTGGGAGAGATGTCAACTTCCTGCATAGTTGGATTGTCAATTCACCTCCAACTAACTCATAAATATGGTTGTGCTAATGTTATGGGTTACTGTAGAAGTGATGATCCAGGCACACAGGAAGTTAGGTAGTGTAGATGGATGCTCCCATAATTTTTCTGCTCAAATTATGTTCCTCATGGTGTAACAGCATCCTAGATAGTCACCATTCTACAGAAAGTAGATCTGGTTGCTATAAAATAAGGTGTAAAAGTTTAGCAACATTATGTTATGTAGTAATTGGAGATGGAATGACTTACACATTTTGGTTTCTTAATGAAGACTGTTaactaagccgcgctagtggcaCGCTAGggattttagcgcacgctaaccgtgtagttGCCCATAATAGTCcgatgggcatctacacagtacgtgctaatttttagcacatgctaaaaacgctaacacgccttagtaaacgggACTGTAAAACTAAGAATTGTCAATGAATACCAGATATAAAGAGTGCCAGGAGCCTACATAGGATTCAttcatttcattttccattaataAGCAGGGGCCAATCCAGTGGCTCAGCAACCATGCtctacacaaagttatttaacaCCCAAATCACCCATGTAAAAAACTAATGTCTCCTTGGTTAATCAACCAGGTGACCAAATTTAATTAATAACTAGATTCAGCCAATTGAACAGCCAGGCTTGATTGTGGTCATTCCGGTTGAATCAGATCTCACTATATATTGAACCTTACCATGAGAGTGTTCACCACAAGTTTTACAAGAACACTATGCCAAAATtaaaggaaattccagaagagatgaaaaaaaaaaagttgctaa is drawn from Microcaecilia unicolor chromosome 14, aMicUni1.1, whole genome shotgun sequence and contains these coding sequences:
- the LOC115457902 gene encoding serum amyloid P-component-like, producing the protein MPEKMERISQCCLFLMIISGTMATADLGKNVFLFPKESSTSYVILRPQETSSLTSFTVCLNYYTVLTRDYSLLSIANPGTFNDILIYINNASTSSVTVGNEAMFFSVPERILNWKHICTSWESSTGVVTMWINGNPLPRKTMKKGYSVNSQPVIILGQDQDSYGGSFDIKQSFVGEITDVQMWNFILSPNEIQLALANSNLIDGNILEWTSLDYNLIGDVIIQPKLWHNTFCH